The genome window GCCCAGGGTGTCGCGAATTCCGGAGGTGATAAGGAAGTGGTTGTTGACCCGGCGCCAGTCGTATTCAGCCAGTCCCAGGTCGAGCGCCGCGAGGGTGGTGACGGTGCCGGCGGTGCCGACCAGGGCGAAGCCGTCGAGGGCGCCGGCCCCCCACCCCGCCCGTTCCAGGTCGGCCCCGATGCGCCGGAGGACAGCGGCGATGTGAATGCGCTGCTCAGAATCGCCGGGAAAGGACTCGGTCAGTTGGACGGCCCCGACGTGGTAACTGCGCCGATAGGCCAGTTCTCCGCCGGACCGGAGCATGATCTCGGTGCTGCCCCCGCCGACGTCGAACAGAATGCAGCGGACGGGCTTCGGGGAGAGCCCGGCGAGGATGCCGCGGGCGCAGAGCCTGGCCTCCTCGGCCCCGTCGACGATCTCGAGGGACAGGCCGGTCTCAGCCTTCACCCGTCGGCAAAAAGCAGGACCGTTCGGAGCCTGGCGCAGGGCCTCGGTTCCGACGGCCCTCGTCCACCGCACGCCGGCCCGGTTCGCCCTTCCGGCAAAGGCGGCCAGGGCCTGAAGGGTACGATCGAGGGCCTCCCTGGAGAGGTTCCCCTCTGGAGAGTAGCCTCCTCCGAGCCGGGTGATGACCCGATGATGCTCCACCGGGACCAGGCCGTCGCTCGTCACGCGCCCCAGGAGAAGGCGCACGGTGTTGGTTCCGACGTCGATCGCGGCGAGCACCTATTTGTCTCCGACCACCGCCTGGGCCACGTTATAGACGTGGTCGCCGATTTTTTCGAAGTTGTGAAGCATGTCGATGAAGATGAGACCAGGCAGGACCGCGCACTCGCCCGTATTGAGGCGCGAAATATGGTTGTTGCGGAGGGTCTCCTCCATGCTGTCCACCGTGTCTTCCATGTGGTGGGCCTTTTCGAGGATTGTCTTGTCCCCCCGCTCCAGTCCGGAAAGGACGAAGGCGAGGAATTTGCGGGTCTGTTCCGCGATCTCGCCGATCTCGCCGACGGCGATATCGGAAAAAACGATTTTCTGGTTTCTTTTGCGCTGACCGAGGGACCAGAGATTCTCGCAATGATCCCCGACGCGCTCGAGGTCGTTGACCATGTGCATCAGGGAGGCGATCTCCTTCGACGCCTCCTTGGAGATCGACTTCTGGGAGAGCGCGACGAGGAAATCGGTGATCTCTTTTTGCAGGAGATCGATGGCCTCCTCTTTCTTCTCCAGGACGGCGATCCGTTTTTCGTCCGGTTTTTCCAGGTACAGGAGGGACTCGTCAAAGACCTCGAGAGCCAGCTGCCCCATCCTCTTGGTCTCCGCCCGAGCCTGTCCGAGAGCGATCGGCGGGGTATTCAGGACGCGGTTGTCGATGAACTTGAGATGGAACTCCATCTCCTCGTCTTTTCCGCGGATGAGCGCCGTGGAGAGTTTGGCGAGGAGTCCGACAAGGGGCAGGAAGATGATGACGTTGACGATGTTGAACAATGTGTGGGTGTTGGCGATATGCCGGGCGATAAAAGGCTTGTCCCCAATGCTTCCCCCGAGGGCCTCGGCCTGGGCCTGGGTCTGGATCACCAGGTCCGCGTCCCCGGGGGTGATGGACGATATAAAGTCCATGAAGAAGGGGAAAAGCAGGAGCATGTAGGAAACCCCGAGGGCGTTGAATAAAAAGTGGGCGAAGGCCGTCCGCCGCGCCGCCAGGTTGGTGCCGATGGCCGCCAGGTTGGCGGTGATGGTCGTACCGATGTTCTCCCCAAGGATCAGGGCCACACTCGCATCGAAAGAGAGCAGGCCGCTCGTGGCCAATGCCAGGGTGATTCCGATGGTGGCGCTGCTGCTCTGGACAATGACCGTCAGCAGGGCGCCGATCAGAACGGCGATCAAATGGTTGTCGCCGACCATGGTGAAGATCTGGCGGAACTCCTCGCTGGTCTTCACCGGGTCGAAGGCGTGCTTCATGGTGGAGAGGCCGAAGAAGAGGATGCCGAACCCGAGAATGATCTCCCCGGTGTAGACCCACTTGCGGTCGCGCCCGAACAGCTTCAACCCGGCGCCGATGCCGATGGCGGGGAGAGCGAACTTGGTGATTTTGAAGGCGATGAGCTGGGCGGTGACCGTCGTGCCGACATTGGCCCCGAGAATGACCCCGATGGACTGGACGAGGGACATGAGGCCGGCGTTGACGAAGCCGACGACCATGACGGTGGTGGCGGAGGAGGACTGGATGATGGCGGTGACCGCGAGGCCGACGAGGGTGCCGACGACGCGATTGGCGGTGAGGGCCCCAAGGATCTTGCGCATCCTGTCTCCGGCCACCTTCTGCAGACCCTCGGACATGATCTTCATGCCGAANAGAAAGAGGCCGAGGCCGCCCATCAGGCCGAAAATCAGTTTCTGGTTCAGAAGAATATCGACCATCAGTCACTCCCCTTGATTCCAACAACGTCGGTTGAAAAACGGAAGTGACTATATCGAAACAGCACCTTTTCTTCAATGAAAAAGGAGGGGCGTTCCACGGGGGGAATGAGGCTGGGGCATGCACCGGAGAGAGGGCCGGATGGTACGGAGGGATAGGGCGCGAAAATTCGGAACGCTGAGGGTGGGGCTTAGGAGGTCAGGCCTCCTCGCCGAGGGCGAGAAGGAGCATGTGCCGGTATTCCTGGGCATTCTCCCGAATGCGCTGGCTGAGGGCCTGAACGATGTTGCGCATCAGCTTGATGCCGAGAGCGGGGTTGCGCTCGCAGAGGGCGTCGAAATCTTCTTTCTTCAGAACGAGCAGGCTGGCCGCCTCGATGACCCGGGCGGTCGCGGTGCGGGCGCCGCCGTCGAGAAGGGCCATTTCGCCGAAGACGTCCTCCGGGCCGAGGATGATGATAATCCTCTCCTCCCCCTCGGCGAGCATCTTGGAGACCTTGATGGTCCCCTCCCGGACCATGTAGAGGGATTCGCCGGGCATGTTCTCGACGAAGACGGTGGCCCCCTCATCGATCCGTTTTTCGCTGCAGATGGCATCGAGGGCTTCGATTTCCCCCTCGTCCAGATTGCGCAACAGGGCGCTGCCCCGGAAGGTTTCAAAACGGTCGCCGGACTGTCTGCTCATACTATTTATTGACCCTCTCCCGCAGCTCCTTGCCGACCTTGAAGAAGGGAAGTTTTTTGGGACGGACCTCGATGACCTCACCGGTCTTGGGGTTGCGCCCCATGTAGGCCTTGTAGTCTTTGACGACGAAGCTTCCGAAGCCCCTGATCTCTATGCGTCCGCCAACAGACAGCTCCTCGGACATCGCGTCGAAAATGATGCTGACGATTTCCTCTGACTTCTTGTAAGTCAGGTTCTTCTCGTTAGCCAGTGCTTCCACCAGTTCCGACTTGTTCATATCGCCTCCCGGGAAGAAAACAACTGTCTGCTGCCGATCGCCCCGCGCCAGGAAAGAGTCTTTTTGGAACCGGCGCCCCGAGAGTCCTGCATCGGGGCTGGGCCCGTCCTGATGTCGACCGGCACGTCTGATAAGTCAAATATACTTTGCGGCAAAATCCCTGTCAATAGATATAGCGAGAATTATCAAATACTTCCGCTTCATTTCCCCTTGCCGCAGGTGGCCAGGAGGGCCTTGCCCTCCTCACCCAGCTCCGGGGGCAGGTCGGAACTGGAGAGGGCTTTTTGCAGAAGAGGGACTCCCTCCTTCACCCATCCCCGGCCGATGTAGGCCTGGCCGATCCTCATGGTCCAGCGGGGATTGTCGGGTTCCTGGCGCAGCGCGCCCTTGAAACTCTCGAGGGCCTGGTCCAGGTTCTTGTTGTGGCGCAGCCAGAACTCGCCGAGGAGCGGATTTCCTCCTCCGCCGCCGCACCCTCCTCCGCCGAGGCGCTGCAACAGCTCTTCGGCCCCGTCCAGGTCTCCCCGTCTCTCCAGAAGGGTTGCGGTCAGGAAAACGGTCTCCGACTCGACATGTCCGGACTGGAGAGCCTTTTGCCCGTGCGCCAGGGCGCCGTCCAGATCCCCCTTACGACTGCGGATGGCAGCCAGTCGGGCATGGCAGAACCCCGGCTCGATCCCGTCGGCGAGGGCCTTTTCGAGGCGCTGCTCGACCAGGCGAAACTGCCCCGCCGCGCTTAACAGCCCGACAAGAGCTTCGAAGGCCAGCAAGTTTGAGGGGTTGAGCGAGAGGGCGGTTTCCAGCGCCTTTACCCCCTGCTTCGATTTCCCGAGCCTGGCAAGAAGGGCGCCCTGTTCGAAATGAAAAAGATCCGACCGTTCCCCGGAAGGGACCCTTTCGAGGGCGGCCAGGGCTTCGTCTTCGGCCCCCTGGTGCACCAGCAGCAACACCTCCCTCAGGGCCGCCCCGCTGCTTCGGTAGCGATCGGCGAGTTCAGGGGGATAAGTTGCGAGAACGAGCTCCAGGCGGGTTTCAGCATCCAAGCCGTCTTCGGGCGCATCCCCGTCTCCCTCGCCGTCATCGCCCCCCGGGGAGCAGGTTGAACCGCATCCGGTGCCGCAACTGCCGCCGTTCGTCTTCTTGGCGAGAGGGGCCTCAGGGATCCCCTTTTCAAGCTCGGCGAGAGACTCGGCCACCCTCTCCTTGAGTTCCGGAGAGACGGCCTGCCCGGCGGCCAGGGAGAAATGGTCGCCGGCCCGGTCCGCATTGCCGGCCCGGAGACAGGCCTGCCCTTCGGAGAGGTTCAGCTCGGCCAGGCCGTCGCGAGCCTCGATCAGCAGATTGTCGAGCCCCTCAAGAAGTTCCGGGGCCAGGGTGTCCCGGTCGATACTCTCACCATGGCAAAGGGCGTCGGCCCAGCGTCTTTGCTGGAGTGCCCTCCGCCCGGCGGACAGGGGATCGCTCTTGCCGAAAATCTTATTCCATATGCTCATTCTGTTTCTGCCTTTCGGTCGTCGGGATAGACCCCGCTTCGGGTCGAAGAGTCCCCATGGTGACGGAAAAACGGAATCAATGCAAGAGGTCACAAAGAAAGCGCACCGAAGACTTTACCGGCATGCCGTGGTCGGAAGGGGGCTCGAAAGGGGAGGATGCGGTTTCGGAAAGGGGCCGAAGGGCCTCAGATGGTGGTGAACGGGGACAGGGTCCAGATCACCTTGGCGTCCTCTTCACCGACGTTGTCCCAGCGATGAGGCAGGTGGGACTTGAAGCACAGGCTGTCGCCAGGGTTGAGGATCTGTGTTTCGCCGGCGATATTCACCCGGAGTTGCCCTTCCAGGACGTAGATGAGTTCGTCTCCGGGATGATACATGTTCTGGACCCCGCTGGTGCCCCCCTTCTGCACGGTGCAGAAAAAGGACATGAACTGGGGATCGCGCAGGCCCGAAGTGAACGATTCCGTATGCATGTTGTGTTCGTCGTCATAGACGGTTTTGTCGCGATGGCCCGGAGAGGTAAAGACGACCTCATGGGTGGTGGTGACTTCCTCCACGAAGTAATTAATGCTCTTGTTGAAAACGCCGGCAAGCTTCATGAGGATTTCGACCGAAGGGATGGTCAATCCCCGCTCGATGCGGGATATCATGTTCTAAGAGACCTTGGACTTCTCCGCGAGTTCTTGGATGGTCATGTCGTTCTTGAGGCGGATGTCCTTCAGTTTTTTCCCGACGATTTTCTTTATTTTCATGACCTTCTCCGGTAATCCATTGGAATTGGCGACCTGCGCGAAACCGGCCTTTCACCCTTCGGCGCCCGTCGGGCCCTTTTCAGTGGGACACTTCGGGGGCCGGGGAGACGACCCACAAAACGACGGTCTGCCCATCGTGGCGATTACGCCAACTGTGAGGCTGGGACGCTTTGAAAGTGATGGAGTCCCCCTCTTCGACCTGGTAGCGCTCCCCCTCGATGACGAATTCCATGCTGCCCCTGAGGACGAGAGCGAATTCCTCGCCGTTGTGGACCATGCCCCCCTCGCCACTCGTGCAGTCCCTCTCCAGGGTGTCGTAGAAAACGGCGAAGTTCGGGTCCCGCAGACCTTGAGTTAGGCTGGTGATCTGGTGCTTGTCCTCGAAAAAGAAGATCGGCTCGCCATGCCCCTTGCGGGTGTGGACGACCGTCGAGCCCTTTTCGGCCTCCTGGACGAAGTAGTTGATGCTCATGCCGAAGGCCTCGGCGAGTTTCATCAGAATCTCGACCGAGGGAATGGTCAGACCCCGTTCTATTCGCGAGATCATATTCGACGAGACCTTGGAGCTTTCCGTCAGTTCCTGGATGGTCATGTCATTTTTGAGCCGCGTGGCCTTCAGCTTTTTCCCGATCAGTTTTTTTACCATGGGTGACGCCCCTCCTCAAAATGAAATGATGTTCTACCACTGCGAGAGGCGATTGTCAATACGATATGGAAATTATTCATCCAGAAGTGGTATTCCGGAAAGAGGGGGATTGTCAACCCGGCCCCGACCAGGGGTTGACAATCGGCGCCGACTCTCTATAATCAACCCCCACATCCATTTTCCAAACAAGGGTCAATCAATGCAAGGGTCATATCGGGACATTTTTCAAAAGGTCGCAGAGGGGCTCCTCCCGAGCCGGTCTGAAGCGCTGTCGATCCTTCGGGCCCGGGGCGCCGATCTGGGGTGGATCCTTGCAGGGGCCCAGCAGCTCCGCGAGAATCACTCCGCCGACCGCATCCGTCTCTGTTCCATTATCAATGCCAAATCGGGACGCTGCGCGGAGGACTGCTCGTTTTGCGCCCAATCGTCCCACCACCGCACCGACGCCCCGGTCTTCCCCCTCAAGACGGCGAAGGATATTGTGGCGGAAGCCCGCCGGGCCGAGGCCTCCGGGGCCACCTGCTACGGCATCGTCACCAGCGGCACCGGTATCGCCCCCGGTCGGGAACTGGAGGGACTCCTCTCGGCGATCAGGCAAATCCGGGCCACCACCACCCTGGAACCCTCGGCCAGCCTGGGAATCCTGACCAAAGAGACCGCCGGCGCATTGGCCGAGGCCGGGTGCGCGACCTACCACCACAACCTGGAGACGGCCCGTTCCTTCTTCCCCTCGATCTGCTCCACTCACGGCTACGAGGAAGACGTCCTGACCGTGCGCCTCGCAAAGAGTGCCGGGATGAAGGTCTGCTGCGGGGGCATTTTCGGTCTCGGAGAATCCCTGGAGCAGCGAGTGGAGCTGGCCGAAACCATTCGCGAACTGGACGTCGACTCGGTCCCTCTCAATTTCCTCAACCCCGTCCAGGGCACGCCCCTTGAAGAGGCAGAACTTTTGAGCCCCATGGACTGCCTGCGGATCATCGCCATGTTCCGCCACATGTTGCCGGATCGGAAAATCACCGTCTGCGGCGGAAGGGAGAGAAACCTGCGGGACTTCCAGTCCTGGATCTTTCTCGCCGGGGCCGACGGAGCGATGGTCGGCGACTACCTCACGACCGGCGGCCGCAATCTCGGGGCCGACCTTCAGATGTTTCAGGACGGGGAGTTGAAAATCGATGCCGACTGATTTTTCACAAAAAGGTATTTTCGTGACGGGGACCGACACCGGGGTCGGAAAGACCCTCGTGAGCGCCGCCCTCGCCCTCTTCCTCCGCGGTTTCGGCATCGATGTGGGAGTGATGAAACCGGTGGAGACAGGAGTGGACGAACCGGCCGGCCTCGGAGAGGATGCCACCCTTCTTCAGTGGGCCGCAAAGAGCGGGGACGCCCCGGACTCCATCTGTCCCTGCCGCCTGCGCCTGCCCCTGGCCCCTTCGGAGGCGGCATCCCGGGAAGGGGCGGCCATCGACCTCTCCCTTCTGCAGGATCGTTTTGAAGCGCTCGCCGGGAGGCACGATTTCGTCATCGTCGAAGGAGCCGGCGGACTCATGGTACCGATCGCCGGCGGGGTCCTGATGGCCGACCTGGCCCGGAACCTGGGCCTGCCCCTCCTGGTCGTGGCCCGGCCCGGCCTGGGAACGATCAACCACACCCTGCTGACCGTCTTTGCGGCCCGCACCATGGAACTGCCGCTCGCCGGGATGATCATCAACGGCATGCCGAACAGCCCCGACGAAGCGGAGCAATCCGCCCCTCATGCCCTGGCCGCCCTGGCTTCCGCCGACCTCCTCGGGGTCCTCCCCCGGGTCGCCGGGGAGAAACGGGAGATGGCCGAAGCACTGGCGAAACATATCGCCGCCCTCCCCTCCCTCTTCTGGCTGCTCAAAGGCCTCGGCCTGCCGACCGATCTGGCCGGTCACTGAGAGTCGATCGAGACCGGTTCTGAACCCTTCCCCTGGAGAAGCCCATGGACACCAAGGAGATCATCGATCTGGACCGCCGTCACGTCTGGCATCCGTGCACCCAGGAAAAGGACCATGAATCTCTTCCTCCCATCCCCATCGACAGGGGAGAGGGCGTCTACCTCATCGACACCGAGGGCAACCGGTACATCGACGGGGTGAGTTCGTGGTGGGTGAACGTCTTCGGCCACAGTCACCCCCGGCTCAACCGCGCCCTCCAGAAGCAAGCCTCCCGCGTCGCCCACCACATCTTTGCCGGGTTCACCCACGAACCCGGGGTTTAACTGGCCGCCAGGCTCTGCGCGAAGGCACCCGCAAAGCTGGAGAAAGTTTTCTATACCGACAACGGTTCCGCCGCAGTCGAGGCAGCCCTGAAGATGAGCTTTCAGTACTGGCAACAGGCGGGCGAACCCGGGAAAACACGCTTTCTCTCTATTACCGAGGCTTACCACGGCGAGACAGTGGGCGCCCTCTCGGTCGGCGGGTGCGACCTGTACCGGGAGGTGTACCGTCCATTGCTCCTGGAGGGGTTCCAGGTGCAGGGACCCGACTGCTTCCGCTGCCCCCACGGCCAGAGCCGGGAGAGTTGCGACGCCCAATGCTTCGACGCCATGGAGAGTCTTGTGGCCGCCGAACACGGCCGCATCGCCGGAATCATCATCGAGCCCCTGATCCAGGGCGCGGCGGGAATGCGCATCTTCCCGCCCGTCTACCTGCGCAAGCTTCGGGCCCTGTGCGACCGCTACGGGGTCCATTACATCGCCGACGAAATCGCCGTCGGATTCGGCCGCACCGGCAAAATGTTCGCCAACGAACACGCCGCGGTGGCCCCGGACATCATGTGCCTGTCCAAGGGCATCACCGGGGGGTACATGCCCCTCGCAGCGGTTCTCACCACCGATGAGATCTACCAGGTCTTCTACGACGACTACCAGAGCCTGAAGGCGTTTATCCACTCCCATTCCTATTCGGGCAACCCCCTGGCCTGCGCGGTCGCGGTGGAGGTGCTAAACATCTTCGACGAAGAGAACATTCTGGAGGGATTAACACCGAAGATGGACTTGCTGGAGGCGAACCGGGAGCGGTTCGAGGCCCTGCCCCATGCCGGAGAGGTCCGACGCTGCGGCATGGTGGCCGCGGTCGAGATGGTTCAGGAAAAAAAGGGCAAGACCCCCTACCCCTGGCAGGAACGGCGGGGCTACCAGGCTTTCCAGGCCGCCCTGAAAAAAGGGGCGTTGCTGCGGCCCCTGGGCAACGTCGTCTACTTCATGCCTCCCCTCACGATCCCCGAGGAGGACCTCCAGCGCCTCCTGGACATCGCCTACGAGGCGATCGTGGAGGTCACCGACTGAACGAAGAAAGGCAGCCCCGAGGCTGCCTTTCCTTTTTGATGCGCATTGCCCGGCCCCGTCGAACCGGAAAGAGGAACCTAGTTGACCACGGCCCTGTGCTCCTCGGGAACCCCCTCTTTTACCAGGGGTTTTGACGAGAGGAGGTTGTCGAGGTCGTCAAGGACGGAGATGGCTTCCTGGGCGTAGGGGTCTTCCTGGATATCAGCAAGCCACTGATCGCGCTTTTCCTGCTCGCTCAGCTCCGCGTTCTTCTTTTCGTCCCCCTCGTCGGCGCCATGTCCGTGCATGCCGGGATTTTTCTTGGCCCTCTTGGCCTTGACTTCCTCCCTCTCCTTCTTCACCTCTTCGAACTGAAGGGGCTGCAGGGTCTTCTCGCGCCGGGCCTTGGCCTCCTCGGCCTCCTTGGCGATAGTGACGAAGTCTTCGCTTTCCTTCACCCTTTCAATGCTGCGCGCCTTGACCGCTGAGAGGGCCTGAGCCGGCAGCTGCCACGGGGTATATTCGGTCGGATCGACCGTATCCCAGGGAAGGGAGAAATCGAGAAACTTTTCCCCGCTCTTGACGTGCTGCATGGTGTCGGGCAGCACGATGTCGGGAACGATGCCCCGGTATTGGGTCGACTCCCCGCTGACCCGGTAGAATTTCTGGATGGTGACCTTCATCGCGCCGAGAGGCTTGTACTTGACCATGTTGGGAAAAGGGACGCTCCGGTTCAGGTCGATCATGGACTGGACGGTGCCCTTGCCGTGGGTGTGCTCGCCGCCGATGACCACGGCCCGCCCGTAATCCTGCAGGGCGCCGGCAAGAATCTCGGAGGCCGAGGCGCTGAACTTGTTGACAAGGACGACGAGGGGTCCGTCGTAGACGATCGTCGGATCGCGGTCCTTGAGGACCTTGATCTTCCCGTCGCTCTGTTTTACCTGGACCACGGGGCCGGACTTGATGAAGAGTCCGGTAATGGACACCGCGTCGGTCAGGGCCCCCCCGCCGTTATTTCTCAGGTCGAGGATGAGCCCTTCGATTCCCTCTCCCATCATCTTTTTCAACTCGGCCTGGACGTCGTCCGTGACATTGCGTCCCGTCCCGCCGTTCTGGGTCCCGCTGAAGTCCCGGTAGAAGGTCGGGATTTTGATATAGCCGACCCGCTCGCCGGTCTCTTCGTCTTCGATGGTGAGGCCCTTGGCGAAGGTTTCCTCGATTTGAACGACGTCCCTGACAATGGCAATAACGGCCCGGGTGCCGTCGGGATGCTTGACGGTCAGCCTGACTTCGGTTCCTTTTTTCCCCCGGATGAGACTCACGGCATCCCTTAGCCGGGTGTCGGTGATGTCAACGGGCTCCTCCTGCCCCTGGGCGACCATGACGATGATGTCCTCGGCATGGAGTTGCCCCTGGCGCGAGGCGGCGCTGCCGGGGATGATGCTCACGACCTTGATATAGCCGTCCTCCTCCCGAAGGGTGGCGCCGATCCCTTCCAGGGACCCCCTCATGCTGATGTCGAAATCCTCTTTCTGCCGCGGAGGGAGGTAGTTGGTGTGGGGGTCGAAAGCCCTGGCCACGGCGTCGAAGTAACGATCGACGTGGTCCTTTCCCTCGTCCTTCTGCAGGCGTGAGAAAAAGTCCTCGAAGCTTTTCCGGACTTTCTCCCGGGCCTTGATGCGAAGGGCCTCGGGGGATTCTTCCACCTCTGCATCGTCAGCGCCGTCGGTGACTTCGGATTCCTGCTGCTCGTCTTCGAGCAAATTCAGATAACGGTTCATGACCTGGTATTTGAGGATCTTCCGCCAGCGCTCCTTGAGTTCCGCATCGGTCCGGCAGAATTAAAGTTTCTCGGGGTCGGTTTCCAGGGTCTCCTTGATGTCGAACTTGAATCCCCGGTCGAGGAGTTCGCTTGTCATGGCCTGGACCTTCGGGATCCTGGCCTTCATGATGAGAGCGGCGACATTGGGGAGTTCAATCTGGGCGCGATTGAGTTCGTCGTCGATACTCTCTGAGTAGCCTTTGAGCTTCGCGACATCGTCCTGGAGAAGGAAACGCTTCTGGAAATCGA of Desulfuromonas sp. contains these proteins:
- a CDS encoding Na/Pi cotransporter family protein — its product is FGMKIMSEGLQKVAGDRMRKILGALTANRVVGTLVGLAVTAIIQSSSATTVMVVGFVNAGLMSLVQSIGVILGANVGTTVTAQLIAFKITKFALPAIGIGAGLKLFGRDRKWVYTGEIILGFGILFFGLSTMKHAFDPVKTSEEFRQIFTMVGDNHLIAVLIGALLTVIVQSSSATIGITLALATSGLLSFDASVALILGENIGTTITANLAAIGTNLAARRTAFAHFLFNALGVSYMLLLFPFFMDFISSITPGDADLVIQTQAQAEALGGSIGDKPFIARHIANTHTLFNIVNVIIFLPLVGLLAKLSTALIRGKDEEMEFHLKFIDNRVLNTPPIALGQARAETKRMGQLALEVFDESLLYLEKPDEKRIAVLEKKEEAIDLLQKEITDFLVALSQKSISKEASKEIASLMHMVNDLERVGDHCENLWSLGQRKRNQKIVFSDIAVGEIGEIAEQTRKFLAFVLSGLERGDKTILEKAHHMEDTVDSMEETLRNNHISRLNTGECAVLPGLIFIDMLHNFEKIGDHVYNVAQAVVGDK
- a CDS encoding cyclic nucleotide-binding domain-containing protein; translated protein: MSRQSGDRFETFRGSALLRNLDEGEIEALDAICSEKRIDEGATVFVENMPGESLYMVREGTIKVSKMLAEGEERIIIILGPEDVFGEMALLDGGARTATARVIEAASLLVLKKEDFDALCERNPALGIKLMRNIVQALSQRIRENAQEYRHMLLLALGEEA
- a CDS encoding HU family DNA-binding protein yields the protein MNKSELVEALANEKNLTYKKSEEIVSIIFDAMSEELSVGGRIEIRGFGSFVVKDYKAYMGRNPKTGEVIEVRPKKLPFFKVGKELRERVNK
- a CDS encoding tetratricopeptide repeat protein; this encodes MSIWNKIFGKSDPLSAGRRALQQRRWADALCHGESIDRDTLAPELLEGLDNLLIEARDGLAELNLSEGQACLRAGNADRAGDHFSLAAGQAVSPELKERVAESLAELEKGIPEAPLAKKTNGGSCGTGCGSTCSPGGDDGEGDGDAPEDGLDAETRLELVLATYPPELADRYRSSGAALREVLLLVHQGAEDEALAALERVPSGERSDLFHFEQGALLARLGKSKQGVKALETALSLNPSNLLAFEALVGLLSAAGQFRLVEQRLEKALADGIEPGFCHARLAAIRSRKGDLDGALAHGQKALQSGHVESETVFLTATLLERRGDLDGAEELLQRLGGGGCGGGGGNPLLGEFWLRHNKNLDQALESFKGALRQEPDNPRWTMRIGQAYIGRGWVKEGVPLLQKALSSSDLPPELGEEGKALLATCGKGK
- a CDS encoding cupin domain-containing protein codes for the protein MISRIERGLTIPSVEILMKLAGVFNKSINYFVEEVTTTHEVVFTSPGHRDKTVYDDEHNMHTESFTSGLRDPQFMSFFCTVQKGGTSGVQNMYHPGDELIYVLEGQLRVNIAGETQILNPGDSLCFKSHLPHRWDNVGEEDAKVIWTLSPFTTI
- a CDS encoding XRE family transcriptional regulator, translated to MVKKLIGKKLKATRLKNDMTIQELTESSKVSSNMISRIERGLTIPSVEILMKLAEAFGMSINYFVQEAEKGSTVVHTRKGHGEPIFFFEDKHQITSLTQGLRDPNFAVFYDTLERDCTSGEGGMVHNGEEFALVLRGSMEFVIEGERYQVEEGDSITFKASQPHSWRNRHDGQTVVLWVVSPAPEVSH
- the bioB gene encoding biotin synthase BioB, translating into MQGSYRDIFQKVAEGLLPSRSEALSILRARGADLGWILAGAQQLRENHSADRIRLCSIINAKSGRCAEDCSFCAQSSHHRTDAPVFPLKTAKDIVAEARRAEASGATCYGIVTSGTGIAPGRELEGLLSAIRQIRATTTLEPSASLGILTKETAGALAEAGCATYHHNLETARSFFPSICSTHGYEEDVLTVRLAKSAGMKVCCGGIFGLGESLEQRVELAETIRELDVDSVPLNFLNPVQGTPLEEAELLSPMDCLRIIAMFRHMLPDRKITVCGGRERNLRDFQSWIFLAGADGAMVGDYLTTGGRNLGADLQMFQDGELKIDAD
- the bioD gene encoding dethiobiotin synthase; the protein is MPTDFSQKGIFVTGTDTGVGKTLVSAALALFLRGFGIDVGVMKPVETGVDEPAGLGEDATLLQWAAKSGDAPDSICPCRLRLPLAPSEAASREGAAIDLSLLQDRFEALAGRHDFVIVEGAGGLMVPIAGGVLMADLARNLGLPLLVVARPGLGTINHTLLTVFAARTMELPLAGMIINGMPNSPDEAEQSAPHALAALASADLLGVLPRVAGEKREMAEALAKHIAALPSLFWLLKGLGLPTDLAGH